In the Longimicrobium sp. genome, GGGAGGCGGGGGGCTGCTCCCGACGGGCCCGGACTACCTGGATTCGTTCCAGCTGGAGACGCTGGAGGTGACGAGCTGCCAGTACGGGGGCACGTATCCGAACTGCCAGTCCGCGCCTTCGTCGGGGGGCACCACCACGGCGCAGCCCAACGGCGGCGCGCCGGGCGGCGGCAGCGGCGGAACCACCGGCAGCACCACGGGCTCGGAGCCCACGCCGACCTGCGACCCCAGCACCGATCCCAAGTGCGAGCTGCCGCTGACGAAGACGGATTCGGCGACGATCCAGAAGTCGCTGCACGATTACCTGCGGCCCGAGAGCGAGATCGCGGACACGACCGCGCGGCGGCGCTGCGGCGAGATGCGCAGGCAGTTCGAGACGTCGTTCGCCAACGGCACGGTGTTCCGCGGCGCGAGCGATTCGCAGGACTCGACCGCGCACTACGGGATGACCTACGTCAGCCGGATCCACATGGATCCGTGGCTGCTGAACGGCGCGGCGAGCGGCAACACCGCGTTCCTGCGCGACGTGGCCAACACCGCGCTGCACGAGGCGGCGCACGTGCTCGGATTCAGCCATCCCAACGGGTTCACGCTCGACAGCGCGGGCCACGACCTCTACACCGATCCCTACTTCAACCTGCTCAGTCCGGGGCCGAATTCATGTATCAAGTACTGACGCGCGCACTGCTCGCCGCCGCAGCCGCGACCGTTCTCGCGGCGTCCACCCTTCCGGCGCAGGCTGCGTCCGCGACGCCGCAGGTGGCGGCGCTCAACACGGTGATGGACTTCCGGCTGAACTGGGTGGGTGATTCGACGAAGTTCGACGCGTGCAGCGTCTATCGGAGCGTGCGCAGGCCCGCGAGCTTTCCCGAGGGGCTCCTTCCCGCGTTCCGCGTGGCCCTGGACCGTACCGGGCAGCCCTGCGTCGAGAACGCGTCGGCGGCGGATCCCCGCAACACGGTGCGGGTCCGCGTGGATTCGGTTTCCGTGGGCGAAACCGCCGCGACGGTCAACCTGACCGTCCGCAAGGGCGAGCTGACGTACGTGGAAGAGTACCACCTGGTGAGCACGACCGGCGGAACGAGCTGGGGATTGAACGACGTGAAGGTTCACCGCGCCACCCGTACGTACTTCGTGCGCCCGGGGATGGGACCCGGCAGGCCGCGGCCGTAAGCCGATTCCTACATCTCCAATGACAACGCCCGCCGGCGGAGTGACCCCGGCGGGCGTTCGTCTGGTGTATCGCTCTCCCGATGTCCCGCGTTCTCACGGTTGATTTGGCGAAGTCGGGGACCAGAAGGTCCCGCCGCTCACTCTTCAGATCCCGAGGCAATTCATGCCTGAACTGGAAATGAGGCGAACCGTCGCGCTGTGCTTTCTCGGGATTGCCCTGGCGGGCGCGGGCGTGAGCGTCGCGGCGCAGCGGCGCGCCCCCGTTCCCGCGCGCGCGGTCGACGCGGTGATCCGCTACCGGAGGGCGTGGATGGCGGACACCACCCGCTTCGATGCCTGCAGCGTGGCCGAGTGGACGAGCATCGCGCAGGGGGTGCAGAACCCCGATCGGGTGCTGCTCGGAGCCGCCGGTGAGGGATGCGTGAGAGGCCGTCTCTCGCCCGTGGCCCAGAGTGCGCGGCACCTCGTGGTCGTGGACTCGGCCGTGGCGTCGGACTCGGCGGCGCAGGTGGTGGTGGTGGTTCGCCGCGGCGAGTACACGCATCGCGAAACGTTCAACCTGGTGTATCACCGGGTGCCGGGCACCTGGGCGATTCGCGAAGTCCGGCTCTGGGGTTCGATGCAGTCCTCACCCGCCGCTAGGGATCCGCGATGACTGTATCCCGCCCAGCAGCGGGAACCGTCCGACTCACCTGTCGACAATTGACTTACACGGTCGCGGGCGTCGTCCTCGCGATGCTCGCGGCCGCGCCGCTGAAGGCGCAGCGAGCGCCCGCCACGCCCGAGATGGGAGCGGTCAACACCGTCATCGACTTCCGCCTGAACTGGGTGAGTGATTCCACGAAGTTCGACGCGTGCAGCGTGTATCGCAGTATTGGCAGGCCCGCAAACTTTCCGTCCGGGCTCAGGGATGCTTTCCACGTGGCGCTGAACCGGACGACCGATCCCTGCGCGGCTGCCGCATCGGCGGTCGATCGCAACCGCGAGGTCCGGGTGCTTGTGGATTCGGTCACCGTCGGTGATTCGGCCGCAATGGTATACCTGACCGTGCGTAAAGACGAGGAGACGTACAGGGAGGACTACCATCTGGTGAACCCTTCGCCGGGTGGGAATTGGGGATTCGACCGTGTGGTGGTGCACGGCGCGACCCGCACGTATTGGGTTCGACCGGGGATGGGACCCGGCAGGCCGCGGCCGTAAGCCGATCGGATGATCTACACGCGACAGGCGCCCGCCGGTGATGCAATCACCGGCGGGTGTTCGTGTTTGGCTTCAACCGCTTCTCCGGATTCAACTCGACGGGACCAGACGGGCGACAAGGTTGACCGTCTGCACGCCACAGGTCCCATCCTTTGCCTGCACGCCGGCCTTCACCCAGTTCCGGTAGCCGGACTTGCGGACGGTGACCTCATAGGTGCCCACACGGCCGCTGCCGAGGCCGATCGTCTCGACCGGCGGCGGCACCGTGAGCGAATCGGCGTAGGCGCCGTCGCGGATGACGACGGTGGCGCCCGGGGTGATGACGGCGCCGGAGAGCGAGTCCTGCACCGTCACCTGCACGGCTGGCGGAATCCAGTCCGGGCAGACGGTGTCGAGGAGCGGCGAGGTGCAGGCGGCGAGCGGGAGCAGCGCGGCGGCGAGCAGGAGGCGTTTCATCGTGGCGGCATCGTGCGGGGAGGGTGGGCCAGATTCCGCACGGAGAACGCGTCATTCCGCCGCGCCGTGACGCAAAAGATCCTCGCTCGCAGCGCCTACGAGCCGTCTCGCTCCATCGCCGCGAGCACACGGCGAAACTGCGCGAAGTCGGGGAGAAAGCGGATCTCGTCGCCGAAGATGTCCGCGATCTCCCGCGTCCCCTCGCCGCCGGCGACGATCGCTACGTGCGGCGGCAGCGTGCGGCGGAGGCGGCGCAGCTCCGCGGCGTCGGCGCGCGGGTCGGCGGGGGAGACGAGGCTGAGCGCCACCACCCGCGCGCCGGTGTCGCGTGCCGCGCGGGCGACGTCGTCCGTGGGGAGGTCGGCGCCGAGATAGACCACGCGCCATCCCGCCGACATCGCCGATGCTGCGGCCAGCATCGCCCCCAGCTCGTGCACCTGGCCGGCGGGCGTGGCCACGACCACCGTGTGCTCTGCGCCCGCGGCCGGCCCCGCATCGGCCACGATCCCCAGCACGCGCCGCAGCACCGCCGACGCCAGGTGCTCGTGCGCCACGCTCAGCGTTCCCGCCGCCCACCCGTCGCCCACCGCGCGCAGGAAGGGCGACGCCACGTCGTCGACGAACGCGTCGGCGCCCAGCATCACCACCGCCCGGCGCAGCGCGGCCTCGAGCGCCGGCGCATCGAGCGCGTCGGTGGCCGCAAGTGCGTGGCGCACGTGCGCGGACGCGGCGTTCCCATCGCGCCGCGGCACGGACGCGGCGGTGCGCTGCGCCTCGTCCTCACGCACCAGCCGCTCCAGCTCCGCGTCGGCGAGCGCCGCCACCTGGCCGATGCTTCGCCCAGCCGCGGTGGCGCGCCGAAGGAGCCGAAGGCGCGCGACGTCGGCGTCGGAGTACAGCCGCTGCCCGCCGCCCCCCTCGCGCCGAGGCGGAGCCACCGCGCCGTAGCGCTTTTCCCACGCGCGCAGCACGTCGGGGCTCAGGCCGGTGCGCTCGCTCACCACACGGATGGGGTGCCGCGGCTCGCGGCTGGTCTCCTCGCTCGGCATGCGGCGAAAGATCCCTGCGTGTACAATCTTTGTCAATGCTTCTGCCGGACCGCGGATGGACAGGCCCGCAACCTGCGGGGGGCGATGCGTCACCGGAGACGGGCACTGGAACCGGAGGTTGGCAGATGCACTGCGCCAAGGGTGGGATGATCCTGGTGTCGGGCGGCTGACGGACGGACCGGCAGGCATGCGAAGGGCGGGGGAGGCGTCATGCCGCTCCCGCCCTTCGCGCGCCCGGGATCGTCTCGGGCCAGCGTGCGAACGGATCGTGACGGCGCGCGAGAGCCCGTTGCGAGCACCGTCCTCTCGTTCGCACCGATGCCGGCAGTCCACGCAGGTGGACTTCGTGTCGTTGTTGCCGCGGCTTCACCCGCCTCTCGGCGCCGATGCGCCACGGTGGGTGCGGGGATGTGCGCATCCGCTCCGCACGCTAATCTGTCGTCCTCCTCACTGCCGATGTCCACACGAATGGAGATGCCGATGCGCGCACTTGCGGCCCGCCGCGCCGCCGCCGTCCTCGTCCTGCTGGCCGCCGTCCAACCCGCCGCCGCGCAGCGCTCGCGCGCGGGCGCGTACGTCCCCGGCGCGGGCGACGACTGGCAGCGCCGCTCGCCCGCGCAGGTGGGGATGGATTCCGCGCGGCTGCAGGCGGCCCTCGCCTTCCACCGCGAGCACGAGTCGAAGGCGCCGCGCGACCTGCTGCAGGCGCACTTCCAGACCTTCGGCCGCGAGCCGCTCGGCGACCCCGTCGGCCCCTTCCGGCCGCGGGGAGACCCGTCGGGCGTCGTCCTCCGCCACGGCTACCTCGTGGCCGAGTGGGGTGATCCGCGGCGGGTGGACATGACCTTCAGCGTCACCAAGTCCTTTCTCTCCACCGTCGTGGGGCTGGCGTACGACCGGCGGATGATCCGCAGCCTGGACGACCCCGTGGCCGCGTACATGGCGCCGGTGGTGCCGCTCGATCCCGGCGCGGCGGCACGCCCCGCGTCGGATCGCCTCGGCCGCGCGGACGTGCTGGAGCCGTTCGAGACGCCGCACAACCGGCGTCTCACCTGGGACCACATGCTGCGCCAGGTGAGCGATTGGGAGGGGACGCTCTGGGGGAAGCCGGAGTGGGCCGACCGCCCCAGCGGCGACCCCGCGACCTGGGCCACGCGCGCGCGGCGCGACCCCGGGAGCGCGTACGAGTACAACGACGTGCGGGTGAACGCGCTGGCGCTGGCGGCGCTCCAGGTCTGGCGCCGCCCGCTCCCGCAGGTGCTGCGCGAGTACGTGATGGACCCGATCGGGGCGAGCAACACCTGGCGCTGGATCGGCTACGAGACGAGCTGGGTGGAGATCGACGGGCAGGCCGTGCAGTCGGTGAGCGGCGGCGGCCACTGGGGCGGGGGGATGTTCATCAGCGCGCGCGACATGGCGCGATTTGGCCTGCTCACGCTCCGCCGCGGCCGCTGGGGCGAGCGTCAGATCCTGAGCGAGGAGTGGGTGCGGCGCGCGCTGACGCCCACCCCCGCGCAGACGGACTACGGGTTCATGAACTGGTTCCTGAACACCGGTCGCAAACGCCTGCCCAGCGCCCCCGAGAGCGCGTTCGTGCACCTGGGGAACGGCACCAACGCCATCTACGTCGACCCCGAGCACGACCTGGTGGTGGTGGTGCGCTGGATCGAGAACGACCAGCTCGACGGCTTCGTGCAGCGCGTGCTGGCGTCACTCACCGACGCGCGCTGACGGCGCCACCGGATGCGCGGTTTGCGTCGGCGGACGCTCCCCCGCGCGCTTGGGGACGACACCGGGTGGGCTGGGTCACCCGTGCATCATCGCGACAGCTGCGATCGGCAGGTCGTGCTCGCGGGCCCACGTCTCCCACTCGGCGGCCGTGCGGCGCGCGAACGCGGCTTCGAGCGACGGGCGGTCGAGCGCGACGTACAGCTCCGCCGCCAGCCGCTGCGCGAATCGCGGCTCCAATGCCGCCACGGCGATCCAACCCTCCTTCGCGCGGTACAGGCCGTACAGCGGTGATCCGCCGCCCAGCGCGCCGTCCGAGACGGTGAGCCCGTGCCGCAGCGGCGCGGCGAACTCCTCCGCGACATCGGCGAGGGCGACGCTTGCATGCCGCCCGACATCGTCGCGGGCGCGCGCGAGCAGGAGCGCCAGCGCGGCGCTGTCGGCGCGCTCCGCCGCGGCCAGGTCGGCCAGCAGCGTGCGCGGCAGGTCCGGCGGTGTGACGAGCCCGGCGGCGGCCACGTAGGTCAGGTCGTGCCCGGGCCGGTCCTCGTCCGGCCGCGCGTAGCCGGTGATGGCGAGGTGGCACAGCCGCGGGTGCCGCGCGTGCAGCTCCGTCCAGCCGAGCCCGAGCCGCTCCAATGCGGCCGGCCGCGTCGCGGTCACCAGCAGGTCGGCATCGGCCAGCCGCGTCTCCAACGCATCGCGTCCGGCGCGCTCCTTCAGGTCGTGTGTGACGATTTGCTGGCCGGCGGACAGCTCGTCGTACCACTCCGGCGCCACGGCCGCGAGCGGATCTCCGGACGGCGGCTCCACCTTCATCACCGCTGCCCCAAGGGCGTGGAGGCGCGCGCAAGCCAGCGGGCCGGGGAGGTTCACCGCCAGCGTCACCACGCGCACGCCCTCCAGTGGCCGCAACTGCTCGTCGCTCGTCATCGATCCCGCGGGCTCGTGATGGATCGCCAATCTCCCGACCGGCCGTGAATCTAATCGAACGAAAGCGCCGCACGGGCGATCACCCGTGCGGCGCGTTGCGTCGGCGGTGGCGATCAGGTGCCGGTCGCGCTGCCGATGTTGTTGTTCTCGTTCGTCTCGGCGATGATCCCCGTGCCATCCACGCGCACCATGATCGACACGCCCGCCAGCGGCTTGCCGATGGGGATGATCACCGAGTTCATCTGGCCGGGCGCCAGCGCCGGCTCGGGGACGTTCTTGGCGAGGTTGATCGGCGCGCCGACGAGGACACGCACGAACCCGGCGGGCGCGGGGCCGGCGCCCTGGTTGCGCACACGAACGGTCACCTGCGTGCCCGAACCGACCACCGCGGCCGGGACGAGGTCGGGAAGCGCGTACCGGTCCGCGGCGGCCAGGAACGGCAGCGCGGCAAGGATCGCGAGGCGGGCTTTCATGATTCGGATCTCCAGGAAAGATCGGTTCCGGCGGGAGTCTTCTGCGCTCGCGGGGCATGGCAACGGCCGGACCATCTTCATCTTCCGTGGTAAGCCGTTGCATGCCAGGATGTTGGCGGAGATCGGCACCACGAGCCGTGGACGGACTGGGGCGTCCGCGCCCCGCCGGCCGGGGCAGCGCCGTCCCGATGCGGCCGCTGGCGCGCGGGTTCGCGGCGGCGGAAGATTGGGCCATCGCATGGACGACACGGGAGATCGGGGACACGGGTGCGCGACTTCGACGTGGTGGTGATCGGGGGAGGGCAGGCGGGGCTGGCGATGGGATACTACCTGCGCCGGACCTCGCTGCGCTGGACGATCCTGGACGCGCAGGAGGCGCCCGGCGGCGCGTGGCTGCACACCTGGCGCTCGCTGCGGCTCTTCTCGCCCGCGCGCTACAGCTCGCTGCCGGGGTGGATGTTCCCCGGCGGCGACGCGTACCCGACACGCGACGAGGCGATCGAGTATCTCATGCAGTACGAGCAGCGGTACGCGCTCCCCGTGCAGCGCCCGGTTCGCGTCACCGCCGTCACGCGCGAAAGGGACGGCTTCCGTGTCGCGACGGACGCGGGCAGCTTCACCGCGCGGGCGGTGGTGAGCGCGACGGGAACGTGGGACGCGCCGTTTATCCCCGTCTACCCCGGCCGTGAGCTCTTCCGCGGGATGCAGGTCCATTCCGCGGACTACGAATCTCCCGAGCCGTTTGCGGGGAGACGAGTGCTGGTGGTGGGCGGCGGCAACTCGGGCGCGCAGATCCTGGCGGAGCTGTCGCAGGTGGCGGATACGACATGGGTTGCGCTGTATCCGCCGACGTTCCTGGCCGATGAGGTCGACGGGCGCTACCTGTTCGAGCAGGAGACGGCGATCTACCGCGCGAAGCAGCAGGGCCGCACGCCGCCTCCCGCCGACCTGGGCGACATCGTGATGGTGGCCCCGGTGCTGGAGGCGCGCGAGCGCGGCGTGCTGACGGCGGTGCCGCCGTTCTCGCGCTTCACCGGGACGGGCGTGGTGTGGCCGGATGGGGTGGAGGAGCGGATCGATGCGGTCGTCTGGTGCACGGGATTTCGTCCCTCACTGGAGCACCTGCGCCCGCTCGGGGTGATCGGGCCGGACGGGCGCATTCGGACGCACGGGACGCGCTCTGCCGCCGAGCCGGGGCTGTGGCTGGTGGGCTACGGCAACTGGACCGGCTTCGCCAGCGCGACGATGATCGGCGTGGGCCGCACCGCACGCGACACCGTGCGGCAGATCGAGGCCGCGCTCGCGCCCGCGCGGGAGGTGACGACGTGACGCAAACGAAGCTCGCCCCCGGCGGCCGTCTCCCGGACCTGGCGCTACCGTCCGCGCAAGGCGAAAGCACGGTGCCGCTCAGACCCGGCGGGCGCCTGAACCCGGTCGTCGTCGCGCTGCACGGCGGCGGATGCGAGCCGTGCCGTGCGTATCTCCATGACCTGGCTACGGTTGCGTCCGACCTTCGAGAGTGGGATGCGCACGTGATCGTCGTCGCCCGAGACGCGGCAGGTTTCGATCGCGATCTCCCGTTCCCCGTCGTCGTTGATGCGCAGAGAGCCTTCGCGGCGCGGACGGGGGTCGCGGGCGCTGCCGTCGTCGTCATCGCCGACCAGTGGGGCGAGGTCGCGCACGTGGCGGAGGCGGGCGAGGGCCATGATCTCCCCGACGCCAGGGAAATCGTGGAGTGGGTGAAGTACCTCGCCATCCAGTGCCCCGAATGTCAGGGCGAGGCGCTGTAGGAGAATCCCCTAAAAGAAAGTCTCACGCAGAGTTAGCAGAGTCAGCAGAGAACTGCAGTTTTACTGCTGA is a window encoding:
- a CDS encoding redoxin family protein produces the protein MTQTKLAPGGRLPDLALPSAQGESTVPLRPGGRLNPVVVALHGGGCEPCRAYLHDLATVASDLREWDAHVIVVARDAAGFDRDLPFPVVVDAQRAFAARTGVAGAAVVVIADQWGEVAHVAEAGEGHDLPDAREIVEWVKYLAIQCPECQGEAL
- a CDS encoding CoA transferase, with amino-acid sequence MTSDEQLRPLEGVRVVTLAVNLPGPLACARLHALGAAVMKVEPPSGDPLAAVAPEWYDELSAGQQIVTHDLKERAGRDALETRLADADLLVTATRPAALERLGLGWTELHARHPRLCHLAITGYARPDEDRPGHDLTYVAAAGLVTPPDLPRTLLADLAAAERADSAALALLLARARDDVGRHASVALADVAEEFAAPLRHGLTVSDGALGGGSPLYGLYRAKEGWIAVAALEPRFAQRLAAELYVALDRPSLEAAFARRTAAEWETWAREHDLPIAAVAMMHG
- a CDS encoding cobalamin-dependent protein (Presence of a B(12) (cobalamin)-binding domain implies dependence on cobalamin itself, in one of its several forms, or in some unusual lineages, dependence on a cobalamin-like analog.); amino-acid sequence: MPSEETSREPRHPIRVVSERTGLSPDVLRAWEKRYGAVAPPRREGGGGQRLYSDADVARLRLLRRATAAGRSIGQVAALADAELERLVREDEAQRTAASVPRRDGNAASAHVRHALAATDALDAPALEAALRRAVVMLGADAFVDDVASPFLRAVGDGWAAGTLSVAHEHLASAVLRRVLGIVADAGPAAGAEHTVVVATPAGQVHELGAMLAAASAMSAGWRVVYLGADLPTDDVARAARDTGARVVALSLVSPADPRADAAELRRLRRTLPPHVAIVAGGEGTREIADIFGDEIRFLPDFAQFRRVLAAMERDGS
- a CDS encoding serine hydrolase produces the protein MRALAARRAAAVLVLLAAVQPAAAQRSRAGAYVPGAGDDWQRRSPAQVGMDSARLQAALAFHREHESKAPRDLLQAHFQTFGREPLGDPVGPFRPRGDPSGVVLRHGYLVAEWGDPRRVDMTFSVTKSFLSTVVGLAYDRRMIRSLDDPVAAYMAPVVPLDPGAAARPASDRLGRADVLEPFETPHNRRLTWDHMLRQVSDWEGTLWGKPEWADRPSGDPATWATRARRDPGSAYEYNDVRVNALALAALQVWRRPLPQVLREYVMDPIGASNTWRWIGYETSWVEIDGQAVQSVSGGGHWGGGMFISARDMARFGLLTLRRGRWGERQILSEEWVRRALTPTPAQTDYGFMNWFLNTGRKRLPSAPESAFVHLGNGTNAIYVDPEHDLVVVVRWIENDQLDGFVQRVLASLTDAR
- a CDS encoding CARDB domain-containing protein, encoding MKARLAILAALPFLAAADRYALPDLVPAAVVGSGTQVTVRVRNQGAGPAPAGFVRVLVGAPINLAKNVPEPALAPGQMNSVIIPIGKPLAGVSIMVRVDGTGIIAETNENNNIGSATGT
- a CDS encoding ArsO family NAD(P)H-dependent flavin-containing monooxygenase, whose product is MRDFDVVVIGGGQAGLAMGYYLRRTSLRWTILDAQEAPGGAWLHTWRSLRLFSPARYSSLPGWMFPGGDAYPTRDEAIEYLMQYEQRYALPVQRPVRVTAVTRERDGFRVATDAGSFTARAVVSATGTWDAPFIPVYPGRELFRGMQVHSADYESPEPFAGRRVLVVGGGNSGAQILAELSQVADTTWVALYPPTFLADEVDGRYLFEQETAIYRAKQQGRTPPPADLGDIVMVAPVLEARERGVLTAVPPFSRFTGTGVVWPDGVEERIDAVVWCTGFRPSLEHLRPLGVIGPDGRIRTHGTRSAAEPGLWLVGYGNWTGFASATMIGVGRTARDTVRQIEAALAPAREVTT